DNA from Dethiosulfovibrio peptidovorans:
GGGGAAGGACGATGGCGTTTTACCCATTGGACTTGGCGCCAGGGATAGCCTCCGCTTCGAAGCAGGCTTGCCCCTGTACGGACACGAGATTGACAAGGATATTACTCCTCTTGAGGCTGGGTTGGGCTTCTTCGTCAAGCTTGATGTCGACGACTTTATCGGGGCGGAGCCCCTGCGGGCTATGAAGGCCCAAGGCTTGCCCCGTGTGACCCTGGCCCTTAAGATGGTGGATAAGGGGGTTCCTCGTCATGGGTACTCCGTGTTCTCCAATGGTGAGGAAGTTGGTCGGGTGACTACTGGTGGCTATTCGCCGACCTTGGAGGAAAATATCGCCACGGTCTTGATTAAGCAAGGAGTTGCCCAGGTTGGTGGTCACCTCGATATTATGGTTCGAGGCAAGGCTAAAAAAGCCGTAGTCGTTAAAAAGCCTTACTATAAGAAAAACTACAAAAAATAAGAGGAGGACGTTGCTATGGCTGAGATCAAGGACGGGCTGAGATACACCAAGGAGCACGAGTGGATTAAGGTCGAGGGAGGTAAGGGACGGGTTGGAATCTCGGATTACGCCCAGCATGCGATGGGCGATATCGTTTTTGTCGAGCTTCCCGAAGTGGGACAGGATGTCTCTGCTGGCGGTGACCTTTGCGTTGTCGAGTCGGTCAAGGGTGCCAACGACGTATACTCTCCGGCTTCCGGTAAAGTCGTTGAGATCAACGAAGCCCTGGATGATTCTCCCGAGGCCATCAACGAGGACCCCTATGGGAGCTGGATTGCCGTGGTTGAGCTTTCAAATGCCTCCGAGGTCGATGCTCTCATGGACCCCGCTGCGTACAAGGCTTTCTGCGATAGCCAGGACTAAAAAAGCTGTGACCATCTACCAAAGGCCCCTATGTCAGGGGCCTTTGGTGTACCGACGAGGAAATGTTTATTCCCATCGTCTGAACATATGAACATAATTCAGGAGGTTATCTGAATGAGGTATATACCCAACACCGACGAGCAGCGGGCAGAGATGCTGAAGATCATTGGTGTCTCTTCGGTAGACGATCTGTTTGCCGATCTTCCGGCTAGCGCGAGGTTTGACAGAGATCTGAATCTCCCTGAGCCTCTCTCCGAGATGGAGCTGATGGCCCATCTTCATAAGCTAGCCGGGCGCAACGTGGATGCCTGTACAGCCCCGTGTTTTCTCGGGGCTGGCGTGTACGATCACTTTATCCCATTGGCGGTGGATCACCTGATCTCTCGGGAGGAGTTCACCACCAGCTACACGCCGTATCAGCCTGAGATCAGTCAGGGGACGCTTCAGGCTATTTTCGAATTTCAGACCATGGTGGCCGAGCTGACTGGCATGGATGTTGCCAATGCCTCCATGTACGATGGTGCCTCTGCCATAGCTGAGGCCGCTTTCATGGCCAGTGTCTCCACCAAGAGGCAGACCATCTTGGTGGCTCGTTCAGTCCATCCTCACTGCAGGGCGGTTCTTAAAACATACGCGAGCCTTCGGGGGTTGTCCATAAAGGAAATTGGCTATGGCGATGGAACTCTGGATATGGATGACTTGAAGTCCAACCTGGGAGACGGTGTCGCTGCAGTTGTGGTGCAGTCCCCCAACTTTTTTGGGTCTCTTGAAGACTTGAAGGCCATCGGCGAGGCTGCTCACGAGGCCAAGGCTCTCTTTGTTGTCTCCACCGATCTGCTGGCCTTATCAATCCTGGAAGCCCCCGGGCGTTTGGGAGCCGATGTCGTTGTAGGCGATGGGCAAAGCATGGGCTCCAGCATGAACTTTGGTGGCCCTCATTTTGGCTTTTTCGCAGCCACCCAGAAACTGGTTCGGAAAATTCCCGGCAGGATCGTGGGACAGACCGTTGATCGTCAGGGTAAGCGCTGTTATGTGTTGACCCTCCAGGCTCGGGAACAACATATTAGAAGAGAGAAAGCCTCATCCAACATCTGCACTAACCACAGCCTGAACGCTTTGGCTGCGACTATCCACATGTCTCTCATGGGACGAGAAGGACTTAAAGAGGCGGCTACCCAGAGCTTGCTCAAGGCCGCTTACACTCGGGATCAGCTGACTGTAGGTGGAGCTTTTGAACCCCGGTTCTCGGGGCCTTTCTTCAGGGAGTTTGCCGTCACCGCAAAGAAGGAGTCCCCGGAGACGATCAACAATCGGCTTTTAGAGAATGGAATTCTGGGGGGGTATGACCTCTCGAAGGATTATCCTGAGCTCGAATCGACGTGGTTGGTTGCCGTTACCGAGAAACGGACCCGATCGGAGATCGACCGTTTTGCGTCTATAGCGAGGGGGAAGTAGTATGTTAAATAAAGTTGACCTCATGTTTGAAAAAAGTCAACCAGGTCGGAGAGGTGTTGCCTTACCTGCTTGTGACGTACCTGGCGATCCTGAAAAACTCTTGCCTCAGGGCTATGGCCGTACTCAAGATGCCATGATTCCTGAGATGACCGAGGTCGATGTGGTCCGTCATTTCACCAACCTGTCTCAGCTCAACTTCGGTGTGGATGAGGGCTTCTATCCTCTGGGTTCCTGTACCATGAAGTATAACCCCAAGATCAACGAAAACGCCGCTCGACTGTGTGGTTTTTCCAACGTTCATCCTTTCCAGCCCGAGGCTACCTGTCAAGGAGCTCTGAAGCTTATGTACGATCTGTCGGTCATGTTGACCGAGATCACCGGTATGGTGGGGATGACTCTTCAGCCCTCAGCTGGAGCTCATGGTGAGCTTACGGGTATATTCCTCATCAAGGCCTACCACAGGAAAAACGGCGATGAGGGGACTAGAACTAAGATGATCGTTCCCGATTCGGCTCACGGGACCAATCCTGCCACGGCGTCGATGGCGGGATACGATGTGGTTGAGGTGGCCTCTAACGACCGAGGGAATGTCGATCTGGAGGCCCTTCGTGCTGTTGTTGGCCCTGATACGGCTGGGCTCATGCTCACGAACCCGAACACCCTGGGGCTTTTTGAGAAGGATATCCTGGAGATCGCCGGGATCGTTCACGACGCCGGTGGCCTTCTGTATTACGACGGTGCCAATGCCAACGCTATTTTGGGACAAATCCGTCCGGGGGACATGGGGTTTGACGTGCTCCACCTGAACCTCCACAAGACCTTCAGTACACCTCACGGTGGTGGTGGCCCCGGCTCGGGGCCTGTGGGTGTCAGCGAGAAGCTTCTGCCTTTCCTTCCGACCCCGTTGATCGTGGAAAGGGACGGAAGCTATACGTTAGACGATGACCGCCCTGACAGTATTGGCAAGGTGCGCTCTTTCTTCGGGAACTTTGGAGTCCTCGTTCGGGCGTACGCCTACATCCGAACCATGGGCCCCAAAGGCTTGAGAGCCGTATCCGAGAACGCTGTGCTCAACGCCAATTACCTGATGAAACGGCTTAGCGAGCGTTTCGATATACCTTTATCCAATGTCATATGCAAGCACGAGTTCGTTATCTCCGGCGAGAAGCAGCATAAAGCCCATGGCGTTTCGACCCTGGATATGGCCAAGAGGCTCATGGACCATGGCTTCCATCCCCCGACGGTCTACTTCCCTCTTATCGTCCACGAAGCCATGATGGTGGAACCCACCGAGACCGAGGGTAAGGAGATGCTGGATCGGTTTGTGAGCGCCATGTTCGAGATCGCCGACGAGGCCGAAAAAACTCCTGAGATCTTCCACGATGCGCCGTATACGACCATCGTCTCCAGACTGGACGAGACCCAGGCTGCCAGGCACCCCGTCCTGCGGTGGACTCCTGAGAAGTAGGGCTGATGATCTATGATCTGATGGTTCTGGGCGGCGGGCCCGGTGGCTGCAGAGCCGCCGAGCTCGCCGCCAGAGCCGGTATGAAAACGGTTCTGGTCGAAAAAGATTGCCTAGGAGGTACCTGCCTCAATCGTGGGTGCATTCCCACCAAAGCCTATTACGCTGACGCTGTCTCAAAACTCGGGCCGGTCGAGGCGATGTGGGCTAAGAAAGAAGCGGTGGTGAAAAAGCTCAAAAAAGGCATCGAGACATTGATGGATCGAGAAGGCGTCACCGTTCTTCAAGGTGAGGCGTCCATCGCAGATGTTCGAGGTGACGAAAAACGTCTTCTCGTGACGACCGACGGTCGGGAGGAAATCGTCGGTGCTCGTCGATTGCTTATCGCCACGGGGGCTGTATCTCGTCTATTGGATTTTCCCGGAGCTGACTTGGACGGCATCATCGGTGGCGACTGGGCCGTGACCGATCAGGGGCTCTGGGACTCATCCATGTCTGACAAGGTCACCTCGGTGGCCGTTATGGGGGCAGGTGTTATCGCTGTCGAGTTTGCCGGGATCCTCAAAGACCTTGGCAAGGACGTCACCATGCTCAAGCACTCGGACCAGATCCTTCGTCGGTGCGACGAGGACGTCAAGAAAAAAGTCAAACAGATTGTCAAGAAGAAAAAAATAGCTACGGTAGACTACATGTGCATTCAGGAGGTCGTTCGCGAGGACGGGCGTCTCTGTGTTCGGGGCACGGCTCAGGATCAGGAGATCTCCCTGGTGTGCGATCGTCTCATCCTCGCGGCCAGTATGGTCCCGGTTCTCTCGGGCTACGGCCTTGAGGACAGCGGTATTGCCTTCACCGATAAAGGTATCACCGTGGACAAGCACATGAGAACTTCTGTCGAAGGGGTCTACGCTGTTGGGGACTGTACCGGAGGTATGATGCTTGCCCATCTGGCAGAATACCAGGCTCTCTCCGCTGTCGAGGATATGCTTGGTCGAGACATGGTTGTGGAGCCTGATAATGTTCCCTCCTGTATTTTCTTTGACCCCGAGATCGCTTACGTGGGACGTACCGAACAGGAGGCCCGGGACGAGGGGATTGATATCGCTGTTGGTCGGGTGTTCTTCGCCGCCAACGGGATGGCCTTGGCTATGGGGCATTCCGATGGCTTCGTGAAGGTCATTTCCGAGAGAGTATCGGGAAAGATCCTCGGTGTCCATATCATCGGGCCCGAGGCCTCTGCCCTCATTTCTGAGGCAGCCTTGGCTGTGAACCGTGGCCTCACGGTGCGAGAGGTGGCCTACACGGTGCATCCTCATCCCACCTTGAGCGAGTGTTTCAAGGACGCCCTCTTCCGAATCCTTGACGAAAAATAATTCATGCATATAGGCAGGATGGCCGAAAAGAAAAAAGAACGAACCTGAGGAGGTGATGCCTATGGATATGAGTATGATTGGGGGTATCTCAGCCATGAAACACGCCGAGACGATGACCAAGGTCGGTCTGGCAGTCCAGAAAAAAACCATGGATCTGATGGAGATGCAGGGCCAGATGCTCCAGGAGATGATGGCCTCCATGGGGGTCGGTCAGAATCTGGATGTTCAGGCCTGACGACCAAGTCCCTGAGACGTAAGGAGAGCGGTGGATCGGTTTGTGATCGGATCCACCGCTCTCTCGTCACATGAAGAAAGGCCGAAGAGTTTGTCCTCGGTCTTTGTTTTTTGAGTTGGCAGTCCCTAGGGGATTCGAACCCCTGTTACCGGGCTGAGAACCCGGCGTCCTAGGCCACTAGACGAAGGGACCTTCTTGGAATAAAAGGCATTGTATCCGAAGAGAACCCCTTTGACAAGGGGGATTTTTCTTGAAATCAGCCGTGAAATTTGTCTCAGAGAAGGAACTTTCTCCTTCGTATCGAGAATAAATTTTCTTCTTCAAGAAAAAAGAGAGCTCTTCCATGATCAAAAAAGCTCTGGAGACTTGACCAGTGCTGGATGAGCTGATAAAACTGTTTCAGGCGTGTGGTGAATTCCACGCAGCATTTTTATCCAATCTTTTGAGGAGGTAGTCTGTCGTGACCAAGACCGAACTTATCGAAGCAGTGGCCAAATCCGCAGAGCTGAGCAAAAAGGCAGCGGGTGAGGCGGTATCGGCCGTCGTAGAGGCTGTCGAGGAAGCCTTGGTTAGGGGGGAAAAAGTTCAGCTTGTGGGATTCGGTACCTTCGAGGTCCGGGAAAGGGCCGCGAGGACTGGCCGAAATCCTCAGAATCCTGATAAGACCATCCAGATTCCCGCGAAGAAAGTCCCGGTTTTTCGTCCTGGGAAGGCTTTGAAGGATCGGGTAAACTGACGGTATTGAGATTCGTATGAAGACTCAAAGAGGGAAGGCAAAAGGACGAGGAGTCCGTGCCTTCCCTCTCGTTTATTGTATGGCTCGCCGAAGGGCGAGCCATTGATCGCTTGTGAGATCCTCTGCTCGAGCGGAGGGGGAGATCCCTGCCTGTTCAAAAGCGCTCAGGAGTTCGTTTTTCTCGTACCCCAAGACCGTCAGGTTATTGGTCAGTTTTTTCCGTCTCTGGGCAAATCCTCCGCGAAGGATACGTCTCCAGATTGAGTCCTGGGCCAGCTCTCTCTGATCATCAATCCAAATCTCCACCAAAGCCGAGTGGACCCTGGGGATCGGGCGAAAGGAACCAGGAGAGACCTTCATGTATACCTTAGCTTGTCCCATGGCTTCGATTGCGATGCCCAGAGGATATCGGTCCTTGGTTCCCTCATGGGCCACGAGACGATCGGCAGCCTCCTTTTGTACCATGAGAATGAGGTACTGCAATCCGAGAGGGGCCAGTTTCTCCAGGAGTGCCCATAAAAGAGGTGTGGTGACGTGGTAGGGGATATTCGCCACTACCTTGTTGGGACATGGGGTCAAGGTCTCGTATGGGAAGGTGACTCCGTCACCCCAGTGGAGGGAGAAACGAGGCCCCTCACAGTCCCGGAGGTACGACTCTAGCCGGCGATCGATCTCAACCGAGTGGAGATGGGAACACGGAGACTCCAGTATCGCTCGACTCAGAACGCCCTGACCGGGGCCGATCTCCAGCACCACGTCGTTGGAATTCAAGTTTGCCCGAACGATGATTTGCCGGACGATCTCCCGGTTGATCAGGAAGTTCTGCCCCAGATTGGTGTTCGGTGTAAACGTACGTTGATGTATAGTGCTTCACCTGCCTATGGACAAAAAAACGGGAAGCCAAAAGGCTTCCCGTTGAACACTCTGGTCGGGACGAGAGGATTTGAACCTCCGACCACCTGAACCCCATTCAGGTACGCTAGCCAGGCTGCGCTACGTCCCGTCCGTAACAAGGAGCATTATACATGAGGCTATGTTGGTGGTCAACACCCCAAAACATGAGCGCAATCAGGGATTTTATACAGCTCAGACCTTGTACCCATCAGAGAGTTTCTTGTACGTCTCGTATCGCTGTTTGGCTGAGATCTCTGCTGCTTCGAAGAGCTCCTCAGCCTCCTTCGGGAAGGTTTTCATCAGGGACGAGTAGCGGACCTCGCTGAGGATGAACTCCCGGAAGGAGCTTTTGGGTGCCTTTGAGTCAAGTTTAAAGGGGTTCTTCCCTTCCTCGACAGTCGGATTGTACCGGAACAGGTGCCAGTATCCGGACTCCACGGCCCTCTTTTCCTGATTCTGGCTTCGCCCCATGCCCTCCTTTAAACCGTGGTTGATGCAGGGGGCGTAGGCGATAATCAGGGACGGTCCATTATAGGCCTCTGCCTCGGTAACGGCTTTCATGAGCTGGTTCTTATCGGCTCCCATGGCAACCTGGGCTACGTAAACGTAGCCGTACGTCATAGCCATCCGGCCCAGATCTTTCTTTGCGACTTTTTTCCCAGAGGCTGCGAACTTGGCTACCGCTGCTATGGGGGTGGATTTGGATGACTGACCGCCGGTGTTGGAATAGACCTCCGTGTCGAAGACCATGACGTTGATGTTCTCGCCGGAGGCCAACACGTGGTCCAGACCGCCGTAGCCGATGTCGTAGGCCCAACCATCTCCGCCGAAGATCCACACTGATTTTTTAACCAGGTAGTCCTCTCTCTCGGCAATCTCGTTCAACAGGGAGTTGGCCTGATCTGATCCGAGGTCCCTGTCAAGGATGCTTTGAACTCCCTTGGCTGCTGCTTTGGAGGCCTGGCCGTCCTCGTGATTGTCCAGCCATAAGGTGAGCACTTCTTTTACGTCGTCGTCTATATCCATCTCAACCAGGTTTCGGACGGTATTCTCCAGTCCCTTGACGGTGTTCTTCACCGAGAGGGCCATGCCGTAACCGTACTCGGCGTTGTCCTCAAAGAGGGAGTTGGCCCATGCAGGTCCTTGTCCCTTGGTGTTGGTAGAATAGGGCATGCTGGGGGCCGAACCACCCCAGATGGAGGAGCACCCCGTAGCGTTGGCGATGATCATTCTGTCGCCATAGAGCTGAGTGATAAGCTTGGCGTAGGGTGTCTCGCCGCAGCCGGCACAGGCTCCCGAGAACTCCAGGAACGGTTGGGCAAACTGACTTCCCTTGACGGTGTTCACGTTGACCAGGTCTGACTTGTCCGTGGCCGTGACGCCGAACTCCCAGTTTTCGGCCTGAGGATCGATCTGAGTATCCAGAGGCTTCATCTCCAGGGCCTTGACTGGGCAGATATCGGCACAGTTGCCACACCCGAGGCAGTCCAGAGGGCTGACCTGCATGCGAAATGCCAGTCCCGCCAACTCCTTGCCTTTGGCGTCCATGGTCGCAAAGGTCTCGGGGGCCTCGCTTCTCTCGGCTTCGTCCAGAAGTACCGGCCTGATTGAGGCGTGGGGGCAGACCATGGCGCACTGGTTGCACTGGATGCACTTGTCCATGATCCACTCTGGTACGCTCACCGCCACTCCTCGTTTTTCGTAAGCCGACGTACCGCTGGGGAAATGCCCATCCTCTCGTCCCAGAAAGGCGCTGACCGGAAGGTCCTCGCCCTTTTGGGCGTTGATGGGGCGACAGACATCTTGGATGAACTGAGGAACGTTTTCCCTGCATTTAGGAGAGGCATCGCAGGAGATCAGCAGGGGAGATTCGAGATCGGCCCAGGCCTCGGGGACGTCGATCTTGATCAGGCCTCCGGCTCCCCTGTCCACAGCCTTGTCGTTCATGGCCACGATTTTTTCGCCCTTTTTTCCGTAGGTCTTTTCGTTTGCCTCTTTCATGAACCGGACGGCGTCCTCAAATGGGATGACCTTGGCTAGCTTGAAGAAGGCCGACATCATGATCATGTTGGTTCGGTTGCCCAAGCCGATCTCGACTCCCAGGTCCACGCCGTTGATGACGTAGAAGTCTATCTTTTTTCTGGCCAGGTATTTTTTGAGATCCACCGGGAGTTTTTCCTCCAGGGTAGCCATATCGGTCCACTGGGTGTTGAGCAAGAACGTGCCATTTTCCTTGAGTCCTGCTGTGACGTCGTAGAGATAGACGTACTCCTGCTTGTGACAGGCGATGAAGTCCGCCTCCTTGATGAGGTACGTTGACTTGATGGGAGTCTTGCCGAAACGAAGATGGGAGACCGTTACTCCACCCGACTTCTTCGAGTCGTAGGAGAAGTACCCCTGAGCGTACATATCCGTATTGTCTCCGATGATCTTGATGGCGTTCTTGTTGGCACCCACCGTCCCGTCGGATCCCAAGCCCCAGAACTTGCATCGGATGGTCCCCTCTGGAGCGGCGTCGATCTCTTCTTTGAGCTCCAGGGAGAGCCTGGTCACGTCGTCCACGATGCCGATGGTGAAGTTGTTTTTGGGCTCGTAGAGCTTGAGGTTGTCGAAAACCGTTTTGATCCAGCTTGGAGTGGTGTCGTTGGAGCCCAAACCGTACCGACCGCCGACGATGATGGGACGCTCTGCACGGTTGTTGAACAGGGCGCAGACGTCCTCATAAAGAGGTTCTCCCAGAGCTCCGGGCTCCTTGGTGCGGTCCAGCACGGCCAAGCGCTGCACAGTAGCTGGGAGGACATTGAAGAAATGCCGAGCTGAGAAGGGGCGATAGAGATGGACCTTCAGGACGCCCACTTTTTCGCCCTTGGCCATGAGATAATCCACCGTTTCCTCGCTGGCCTCCGTGGCTGAGCCCATGACGACGACGACCCGGTCAGCTTCGGGATGGCCGTAGTAGACGAAAGGAGCGTAGTTCCGACCGGTGAGCTTGGAGATCTCCTCCATATATTCCTCAACGATGTCTGGAATATCCAGGTAGAAGCTGTTGCCTGCCTCCTTGGCCTGGAAGTAGATATCGGGGTTCTGGGCTGTCCCCTTGTGGTAGGGGTGTTCGGGGTTCAGAGCCCGTTCCTTGAAGTTTCGAACGGCCTCCCAGTCCACCAACTGAGCCAGATCGTCGTAGTCCAGGACCTCGATTTTCTGGATCTCGTGAGAGGTTCTGAATCCGTCGAAGAAATTGAGAAAGGGAATGCTAGACCGAATGGCTGACAGGTGTGCTACCGCCGTCAGGTCCATGGTCTCCTGAACACTTCCCGATGCCAGCATGGCAAAGCCTGTGGCACGGCAGGCCGTCACGTCACTGTGATCGCCGAAAATAGACAGGGCGTGTCCCGCAACCGCTCTGGCGCTGACGTCGAAAACGCCGGGCAGGAGCTCTCCTGCGATCTTGTACATGTTGGGCAGCATGAGCAGAAGCCCCTGTGATGCCGTAAAGGTGCTTGTCAGAGATCCTGCGGACAGAGAACCGTGAACCGCTCCGGCAGCCCCCCCCTCGGACTGCATCTCGGCCAGCTCGACGACCTTGCCAAAGATATTTTTGCGACCGTGAGCCGCCCACTCATCCACGTACTCCGCCATAGGAGACGACGGCGTAATCGGATAGATAGCCGCTACCTCGGTGAATGCGTAGGATACATGGGCAGCCGCCATATTCCCGTCCATTGTTTTCCATTGTTTAGCCATAAAAATAACCCCCTCTTGAGGTACTGATAAAAACATGAGACTCTATGTATACCCCATACAGCACATAATAACATCTGAGATCATAAAAGCAAAGAGTTCTGTGAGATCATTAACCATAAAAAGTGCGTCTGGTTAATGACCTCACACAGAGTACGAAGAGAGGCTACTTGCGTAGGTAATCACCGAATGAGGTATAATGCGATCTGTTTCGGACGATAAGGATAGTGTTGTATTCGTTTCCTTTTTTTGTGGAGGGTGTTATGCTGAGACGAGAGGATGTCCTTTTGAACCCGGCGATTTCCGGAGCTCCTGTGGGCGAACCCGATGGTCGGCGTCGGATTGCTGAGATAGGATTTGGCAACGGGGAATTCCTGGTTCACTTGGCCCAGATGGAGCCACGATCAATTTTTTATGGGCTGGAGATATCCATGACCTGCGTGGAGAAGTCTCTGAAGCGAGTGATTCGAGAGGAACTTGACAACGTCCGGCTCCTCTTCGGGGATGCTCGTTTCCTTCTTAGAGAGAGTTTTGCCGATGATTGGCTCGATCGGGTATATATGAGTTTTCCCTGTCCGTGGCCCAAGGAACGTCACGCCAGACGCCGGGTGACAGCACCGGGCTTTGCCGATACGGTCGCTTCGGTGCTCAGGATGGGGTGCCGTTTTGAACTGGCCACCGACGAGGCATGGTACGCCAGGGAGGTGGCTCAGGTATTGGGAGATCACGTGGCCCTGAACCTCTCCTCCTTTGACGTGAACCGTAGGCGTCCGGTGACTACCAAGTACGAGAGAAAATGGTTGGCCGAGGGCAAGGATATTTTTATCCTGGAGTTCGAGAAATGCTCGACGTGCAGCGTCGAACGGATCGTATCAGGAAGGAGCGACGAGATGCACGTAACGGTGGACAGAGAGAATTTAGATTTGACGGCTCTGGCTGCTCGTGAGCTTGGAATCTCAGGCGGAGAGGGGGGCGTTCGCTGGGCGTTTGGAAACGTCTACAGCGATGGTGAGAGGACATGGTTGGTCCGGGCCGTCACGTCCGACGACGGCTATCAGCAGCAGATGTACCTCCGAGTGCTTCTAAGGGAGCAAGGGGCTTTGGTCAAGGTCGATGGCGTGTGTGTTCCCTACCTCACGCCAGCTGTCCGGCAGGCGGTTCATGACCTGGCCGGTCGTCTCGTCAAGGGATGAGGGGCATTCGTCCCACCACGGGATTAGTCCTTCAGGCTCTGTTTAATATTCTGGGGGATATGCAGGGGCGCTCTTTCCTTGATCTGTTCGCCGGTACGGGGCGTGTCGCTTTTGAGGCATGCCGTCTGGGGGCATCTCCGGTGATCTCAGTGGAACTCCTTCGTGGTCGGTCCAAAGCCATCTGGGCCGCCAAACGATTCGACGGCCACACCCATCTGTCCATGGATGTCCGCAAGGGGCTCTCTTGGGTGGCCCGGCGGCAAATGGCCTTTGATGTGATATTCGCTGACCCTCCTTACGGCGATGGCTGGGGACGTCGGTTGCCCGAGGTTATCCTGGCTCGGAGGTCTGTCCTCGTTCCCGAGGGGACTGTCGTGATCGAGCATAGCGTGGACGAGCCTCTCATGGCTTCAGCGCCGTGGCGAGTTCTTCAGGAACGTGTTTATGGCCGAAGCGCCCTGGCCTTTCTGGCTCTTGAGGATAGATCTGTCACCGAGGAGGGAACGATGTGAAAAAATCCATCAAGGCGGTATACCCAGGCTCCTTCGACCCCATAACCAACGGCCATATCTACATTGCCGAGCGGGCTGCCGGCCTGTTCGACGAACTGACCGTCTCGGTGCTCCTGAATCCTCAGAAACAGGCGACCTTCAGTGTTGACGAACGAAAAACCATGGCAGCTGAGGCTCTGTCCCATCTTCCCAACGTCTCTATCGACTCGTTCTCGGGGCTCTTAGTGGACTTTCTCCGTCAGGAACGAAGCCGGATTATAATACGAGGGCTTCGGGCGCTCTCCGATTTTGAGTACGAGTTTCAACTGGCCCAGATGAACCGTCAGCTTGCCCCAGAGATAGAGACCCTCTTCATCGTTACCGACGCACAGTACTCCTATCTCTCCAGTCACGCTGTCAAGGAGATATTCAGCTTTGGAGGGGCGGTCCAGGACATGGTTCCTCCCGGGGCCTATCGTCGTCTGCGGGAACGATTTCCCCGGTATCCTTCTTGAGGGGGTATATCATGAGAGGGGGCCTTCGGCGATCCCGTCCGATCTCCCCTCCGGAGATCAAAAGCTCCCAAAGATCACAGGCCCGTTGCTCCAAATTCCACATGGCCTGGCCATAGGGGTTTCCCCGGAGATCTCGCCCGCGGGTCACCACGGGGAGTCTTGCTGATTTCCCCATCTCGTCCAGGAGCTTTCGGCCTCGTCCAGTAGCCCCCAGAGGCTTGATGTAGGCTGGTCCAAGGCGTTGGATGTTACGGTTTGTGTCGTGTTGTATACCAAGAAAAAAATGGATCATGTTTCGTTGAAGGCGCCCTCGTGGGTATCGTCCAGTGACACAACGATTCATAAAGTCGTTCCAGCTTGATGACATGACAGCTTCCCTGAGGAATCGGTGCTCAATGCCCTCGCCGAACTCAGCGTATGTCCTGAGCTCCTGAGGGTTTGACCTCATAAGGAGAACTCGGAGAGCCT
Protein-coding regions in this window:
- a CDS encoding pantetheine-phosphate adenylyltransferase, with translation MKKSIKAVYPGSFDPITNGHIYIAERAAGLFDELTVSVLLNPQKQATFSVDERKTMAAEALSHLPNVSIDSFSGLLVDFLRQERSRIIIRGLRALSDFEYEFQLAQMNRQLAPEIETLFIVTDAQYSYLSSHAVKEIFSFGGAVQDMVPPGAYRRLRERFPRYPS
- a CDS encoding DNA methyltransferase, translating into MRGIRPTTGLVLQALFNILGDMQGRSFLDLFAGTGRVAFEACRLGASPVISVELLRGRSKAIWAAKRFDGHTHLSMDVRKGLSWVARRQMAFDVIFADPPYGDGWGRRLPEVILARRSVLVPEGTVVIEHSVDEPLMASAPWRVLQERVYGRSALAFLALEDRSVTEEGTM
- the trmB gene encoding tRNA (guanosine(46)-N7)-methyltransferase TrmB; the encoded protein is MRREDVLLNPAISGAPVGEPDGRRRIAEIGFGNGEFLVHLAQMEPRSIFYGLEISMTCVEKSLKRVIREELDNVRLLFGDARFLLRESFADDWLDRVYMSFPCPWPKERHARRRVTAPGFADTVASVLRMGCRFELATDEAWYAREVAQVLGDHVALNLSSFDVNRRRPVTTKYERKWLAEGKDIFILEFEKCSTCSVERIVSGRSDEMHVTVDRENLDLTALAARELGISGGEGGVRWAFGNVYSDGERTWLVRAVTSDDGYQQQMYLRVLLREQGALVKVDGVCVPYLTPAVRQAVHDLAGRLVKG
- the nifJ gene encoding pyruvate:ferredoxin (flavodoxin) oxidoreductase, producing the protein MAKQWKTMDGNMAAAHVSYAFTEVAAIYPITPSSPMAEYVDEWAAHGRKNIFGKVVELAEMQSEGGAAGAVHGSLSAGSLTSTFTASQGLLLMLPNMYKIAGELLPGVFDVSARAVAGHALSIFGDHSDVTACRATGFAMLASGSVQETMDLTAVAHLSAIRSSIPFLNFFDGFRTSHEIQKIEVLDYDDLAQLVDWEAVRNFKERALNPEHPYHKGTAQNPDIYFQAKEAGNSFYLDIPDIVEEYMEEISKLTGRNYAPFVYYGHPEADRVVVVMGSATEASEETVDYLMAKGEKVGVLKVHLYRPFSARHFFNVLPATVQRLAVLDRTKEPGALGEPLYEDVCALFNNRAERPIIVGGRYGLGSNDTTPSWIKTVFDNLKLYEPKNNFTIGIVDDVTRLSLELKEEIDAAPEGTIRCKFWGLGSDGTVGANKNAIKIIGDNTDMYAQGYFSYDSKKSGGVTVSHLRFGKTPIKSTYLIKEADFIACHKQEYVYLYDVTAGLKENGTFLLNTQWTDMATLEEKLPVDLKKYLARKKIDFYVINGVDLGVEIGLGNRTNMIMMSAFFKLAKVIPFEDAVRFMKEANEKTYGKKGEKIVAMNDKAVDRGAGGLIKIDVPEAWADLESPLLISCDASPKCRENVPQFIQDVCRPINAQKGEDLPVSAFLGREDGHFPSGTSAYEKRGVAVSVPEWIMDKCIQCNQCAMVCPHASIRPVLLDEAERSEAPETFATMDAKGKELAGLAFRMQVSPLDCLGCGNCADICPVKALEMKPLDTQIDPQAENWEFGVTATDKSDLVNVNTVKGSQFAQPFLEFSGACAGCGETPYAKLITQLYGDRMIIANATGCSSIWGGSAPSMPYSTNTKGQGPAWANSLFEDNAEYGYGMALSVKNTVKGLENTVRNLVEMDIDDDVKEVLTLWLDNHEDGQASKAAAKGVQSILDRDLGSDQANSLLNEIAEREDYLVKKSVWIFGGDGWAYDIGYGGLDHVLASGENINVMVFDTEVYSNTGGQSSKSTPIAAVAKFAASGKKVAKKDLGRMAMTYGYVYVAQVAMGADKNQLMKAVTEAEAYNGPSLIIAYAPCINHGLKEGMGRSQNQEKRAVESGYWHLFRYNPTVEEGKNPFKLDSKAPKSSFREFILSEVRYSSLMKTFPKEAEELFEAAEISAKQRYETYKKLSDGYKV